One Dermacentor andersoni chromosome 6, qqDerAnde1_hic_scaffold, whole genome shotgun sequence genomic window carries:
- the LOC126522319 gene encoding uncharacterized protein: protein MWALTPSVFANIHWNQSPLRYLGVPLDNFRNSGPHWTSTITTIRRKVTTWQGRDLSIFARAKTCNTFLASKLLYVLQVLHCSCVHVQAFHRIFACFIWHSSWEAMRGDNLFLPLEKGGLGLVHLFVRQLVMRLFYLKNGRHPFLLAVNRARLASHLPFLFVTTNFAQELPLWGFLKEPVDTISFLKARFTLEYLFTVNRTSLNVALIDNLFPEPLYRKPYLSLFGQDVLCRVRRMCIAPAAKTFFFKLHASTLPVKTWLQEKGLYVPWNTSCRLCNQPETIEHCFILCRDAFLFWDILQRTIKKGFPLTYYGIRFLPFKKTASNTPYDLFML, encoded by the coding sequence atgtgggcgctcactccctctgtattcgcgaatattcattggaatcagtctccgttgcgatatcttggagtacctctcgataacttccgtaatagtggacctcattggacgtccacgataaccactatccgtcgaaaggtgacaacctggcagggacgtgatctctccatttttgcgagagcgAAGAcatgcaatacatttctcgcttctaagcttctttatgttctgcaggtcttgcactgctcatgtgtccatgtccaggcatttcatagaatatttgcatgttttatttggcattcatcTTGGGAAGCCATGAGAGGGGACAACCTTTTTCTCCCGCTTGAAAAGGGAGGACtgggtcttgtgcatttgtttgtgcgacaattggtcatgcgcttattttaccttaaaaatggccgtcatccattccttctcgcagttaatcgagcacgtcttgcgtcacacctcccttttctttttgtcacgacaaactttgctcaagaactaccgTTATGGGGCTTCTTAAAGGAACCTGTCGACACTATTTCAttcttaaaagccagattcacccttgaatatttgtttaccgttaatcgcacgtcgctaaatgtagcacttatagataaccttttccctgaacctctgtaccgaaagccgtatctgtctctatttggtcaagatgttctttgccgtgtccgtagaatgtgcattgcgccagcagcgaaaacgtttttctttaagctgcacgcctccacactgccagttaaaacgtggcttcaggaaaaaggactgtatgtaccctggaatacaagttgtagactttgcaatcaacccgagacaatagaacattgctttatactttgtcgtgacgcatttctCTTTTGGGACATTTTGCAAAGAACTATCAAAAAAGGCTTTCCTCTCACATattatggtatccggttccttcctttcaaaaagacagccagtaatacaccatatgatttgtttatgttatga